A genome region from Patescibacteria group bacterium includes the following:
- the rsmI gene encoding 16S rRNA (cytidine(1402)-2'-O)-methyltransferase produces MTLYIVATPIGNLKDITLRALEILKSADLILAEDTRVTSKLLARYEIQKPLKSYHEHSGEKTYLGIKNALAQGQNIALVTDAGTPAIADPAGKLIQFIRQNLPETKIIPIPGPSALIAALSVAGIPTNRFTFLGYPPHKKGRQTFFAQLAEIKTRPIVFYESRYRLQKALENLAVVFSLEKEVIVASELTKMFEDIFQGNIEEAKKYFTGKKGKGEFVIIVP; encoded by the coding sequence ATGACCTTGTATATTGTCGCCACCCCCATCGGAAACTTAAAAGACATTACTCTTCGCGCTTTAGAAATTTTAAAAAGCGCGGATTTAATTTTAGCCGAAGATACGCGCGTGACGAGCAAATTGCTTGCCCGCTATGAGATTCAGAAACCTTTAAAAAGTTATCACGAGCATTCAGGGGAAAAAACTTATCTGGGGATTAAAAATGCGCTGGCACAAGGTCAAAACATCGCTTTGGTCACGGATGCGGGCACGCCTGCTATTGCGGATCCTGCGGGGAAACTCATTCAATTTATTCGTCAAAATTTACCTGAAACCAAAATCATTCCCATTCCCGGACCTTCAGCCTTAATCGCGGCTTTATCTGTAGCCGGCATTCCGACAAATAGATTTACTTTTTTGGGCTACCCGCCGCACAAAAAAGGTCGCCAAACTTTTTTTGCGCAACTGGCGGAAATAAAAACCCGCCCCATTGTTTTTTATGAATCCCGATACCGTCTCCAAAAGGCTTTAGAGAATCTGGCTGTAGTTTTTAGTCTGGAAAAAGAAGTTATTGTCGCGAGCGAGCTGACAAAAATGTTTGAAGATATTTTTCAAGGCAATATAGAAGAAGCAAAAAAGTATTTTACAGGCAAGAAGGGGAAAGGGGAGTTTGTAATTATTGTGCCCTAA
- a CDS encoding DNA recombination protein RmuC has product MEIVLILIGLAILGAIAYLIYRLQNLNKTKDSDPALEMMQRLMENTKTDNERIFRDTRESTQKTLEMINEVRREMHQNLNQTNNNLQTQLSQTNKSINERLDNAAKIIGTVSKALGGMQEIGHQMKDFQDFLRSPKLRGNLGEQVLHDLLDQMLPKNCYSLQYKFKEGQTVDAIVKNKDNIIPIDSKFPMENFRKASQAPDEITKTSFRREFLRDVKKHIDDIAKKYILPQEGTVDFAVMYVPSESLWYDVVMDDDNLNEYAQSKRVFLVSPNSFYYFLKVVMVGLEGAKIEDAAKEILNALKGIRQDADKFGKNLSILSRHVNNAKNMMDTTNNEYIKLSTKIDRIDMLETPKEQKQELGIRNQEL; this is encoded by the coding sequence ATGGAAATAGTTTTAATCCTCATCGGTCTTGCTATTTTGGGCGCGATTGCGTACTTAATTTATCGTCTCCAAAATTTAAACAAAACTAAAGATTCTGACCCTGCCCTTGAAATGATGCAACGTTTAATGGAAAACACCAAAACGGATAATGAAAGAATTTTCCGCGACACGCGCGAATCCACGCAAAAAACTCTGGAAATGATTAACGAAGTGCGCCGTGAAATGCACCAAAATTTAAACCAGACGAATAACAATTTGCAAACCCAACTATCCCAAACCAATAAATCCATCAACGAACGCCTAGACAATGCCGCCAAAATTATTGGCACAGTTTCCAAGGCTCTTGGCGGAATGCAGGAGATTGGTCACCAGATGAAAGATTTCCAGGACTTTTTGCGTTCGCCCAAACTGCGCGGCAATCTTGGCGAGCAGGTTTTGCATGACTTGTTGGATCAAATGTTACCCAAAAATTGTTATAGCCTGCAGTATAAATTTAAAGAAGGTCAGACTGTGGACGCGATTGTCAAAAATAAAGATAATATTATTCCGATTGATTCCAAATTCCCGATGGAAAATTTTCGCAAAGCCTCCCAAGCGCCGGATGAAATCACAAAAACCTCTTTTCGCCGCGAATTCTTGCGCGATGTTAAAAAACATATTGATGACATCGCCAAAAAATATATTCTGCCGCAAGAGGGGACAGTGGATTTTGCCGTGATGTACGTGCCGAGCGAAAGTCTTTGGTATGATGTTGTGATGGACGACGATAACTTAAATGAATATGCCCAAAGTAAACGCGTGTTTCTCGTATCCCCGAATAGTTTTTATTATTTTTTGAAAGTTGTGATGGTCGGTTTGGAAGGAGCGAAAATCGAAGACGCCGCCAAAGAAATTTTAAACGCGCTAAAAGGCATTAGACAGGATGCGGATAAATTTGGTAAAAATCTTTCCATCCTTTCCCGCCATGTGAATAACGCCAAGAATATGATGGACACTACCAATAACGAATATATAAAGCTTTCCACCAAAATTGATCGCATTGATATGCTGGAAACGCCCAAAGAACAGAAGCAGGAATTAGGAATTAGGAATCAGGAATTATGA
- a CDS encoding ElyC/SanA/YdcF family protein codes for MKNSSEASEIPQNAVEKREQEKQKMEIVVMLGASLRETPNAQFEHFPLHLDTIKKDMPIGRDGKPKEVSGGDSRLRALQEYQEKYPNIHIFTTGGTEKIKREDGSAKEISRADAAREKLLKKYHFSENIVTALPSGGSTQGNAKALASWVNEHREIVGKLEKIHILTNEFHMTRAWIMFVHALYSIEHDGANLINIITEEDKKNIKDILHNTLEDKDNGDHQALEKIRKIYAEYIKDLPVEVEPIIVEDVLAASGKKGKQEYARLIKYDSLVQKARVNERKGIGDLLDGTYVVK; via the coding sequence ATGAAAAACTCTTCTGAAGCTAGTGAGATACCACAAAACGCGGTTGAAAAGCGAGAGCAAGAAAAACAGAAGATGGAGATAGTGGTTATGCTTGGAGCAAGTCTCCGTGAGACCCCTAATGCGCAATTTGAGCATTTTCCGCTTCATCTTGACACAATCAAGAAGGATATGCCCATTGGACGCGATGGAAAACCGAAAGAAGTTAGCGGCGGCGACTCTCGTTTGCGGGCGTTGCAGGAATATCAGGAGAAGTATCCAAATATACATATCTTCACTACAGGCGGAACCGAAAAGATAAAAAGAGAGGATGGTTCCGCAAAAGAAATATCTCGTGCGGATGCTGCTCGCGAGAAATTGTTGAAAAAGTATCATTTTTCGGAAAACATCGTAACAGCGCTCCCATCGGGTGGGTCTACGCAAGGAAACGCAAAAGCCCTCGCTTCATGGGTTAATGAGCATAGAGAAATAGTTGGTAAATTGGAAAAAATACATATTCTCACAAATGAGTTTCATATGACTCGCGCGTGGATTATGTTCGTGCATGCTTTATACAGCATAGAACACGATGGCGCGAATCTCATTAATATCATAACAGAAGAGGATAAGAAAAATATAAAAGACATTCTCCATAACACTCTGGAAGATAAGGACAATGGAGATCATCAAGCTTTAGAGAAAATACGAAAAATTTACGCGGAGTATATTAAAGATCTTCCAGTAGAGGTGGAACCGATTATTGTGGAGGATGTATTGGCGGCATCCGGCAAGAAAGGGAAACAAGAATATGCCAGACTGATAAAGTATGACTCTCTGGTGCAAAAGGCTCGTGTCAATGAGCGTAAAGGCATCGGTGACCTATTGGATGGGACGTATGTTGTGAAATAG
- the tgt gene encoding tRNA guanosine(34) transglycosylase Tgt, translating into MLNQLKIKGRDFKLPLYLPDATRAVVRSTDMEDVKRVGIEAVMVNAYHLMHNPGMSVLKKFGGLKNFMGWQGLLASDSGGFQILSMIYMNKSLGEVRDEGVVFKRQNKKYKLTPEKSIAIQFNIGSDIMICLDDCPKGSASKEEIAGSVQRTIAWAGRCKAEYERQLASRKISQENAPLLFAVVQGGEHKDLREECAKGLLALDFSAYAFGGWPMGEDGKFNFDIVRYTASLIPEHFPKFALGIGKPQEIVEGFKMGYHIFDCVLPTRDGRHKRLYVFKKDPKEIDFQKEEKIYDYFRIGEEKYVRDKRPISEFCDCHTCQHYSRAYLHHLFKIEDTAAYRLATIHNLRMYSMVIDLLRETIK; encoded by the coding sequence ATGTTAAATCAATTAAAAATTAAAGGGCGCGACTTTAAATTGCCGCTTTATCTTCCTGATGCCACGCGGGCAGTAGTGCGCAGTACGGATATGGAGGATGTGAAGCGCGTGGGCATTGAAGCTGTAATGGTGAACGCGTATCATTTGATGCACAATCCAGGGATGAGCGTATTAAAGAAATTTGGCGGCTTAAAGAATTTTATGGGTTGGCAGGGATTACTTGCTTCTGATTCCGGCGGTTTCCAGATTTTGTCTATGATTTATATGAACAAGTCCCTTGGCGAAGTGCGGGACGAGGGCGTAGTTTTCAAGCGGCAGAACAAAAAATATAAATTGACTCCTGAAAAATCCATTGCCATCCAATTTAATATCGGCTCGGATATTATGATTTGTTTGGATGATTGCCCGAAAGGAAGCGCGTCCAAAGAAGAAATCGCGGGAAGCGTGCAACGAACGATTGCCTGGGCAGGGAGGTGCAAGGCAGAATATGAACGCCAACTTGCGAGCCGTAAAATCAGCCAAGAAAATGCCCCTTTGCTTTTTGCCGTGGTTCAAGGCGGGGAGCACAAAGATTTGCGCGAGGAATGCGCGAAGGGCTTATTAGCGTTAGATTTTTCCGCTTATGCTTTTGGTGGCTGGCCCATGGGTGAAGATGGGAAATTTAATTTTGATATTGTCCGCTATACAGCCTCTTTAATTCCCGAACATTTTCCTAAATTCGCTCTCGGGATTGGCAAACCGCAGGAAATCGTAGAAGGCTTCAAAATGGGCTACCACATTTTTGACTGCGTTTTGCCGACTCGCGACGGCAGGCACAAGCGGCTTTATGTTTTTAAAAAAGACCCCAAAGAGATTGATTTTCAAAAAGAAGAAAAAATTTACGATTATTTCCGCATTGGCGAAGAAAAATACGTGCGGGATAAACGTCCCATAAGTGAGTTTTGCGATTGCCACACCTGCCAGCATTATTCCCGCGCCTATTTGCATCATTTATTCAAAATCGAAGACACCGCCGCTTACCGCTTAGCCACAATCCATAATTTGAGGATGTATAGTATGGTGATTGATTTATTAAGGGAAACAATAAAATAA